A window of Aeromicrobium sp. A1-2 contains these coding sequences:
- a CDS encoding cytochrome P450, whose translation MQNDWSGQNFPHPAGRKPLVGGALGSVGPTPLQNTMRRSAGLGPIFELKVFDQKFVFVVGAELAAELADESRFVKGLSPALVALREFAGEGLFTAYNDETNWGLAHDLLRPAFTKDAMRGYHPVMLAAAQELFDLWDLKAGPVDVSADMTKLTMETISRTAFSTDFGSFSRSEPHPFIPAMIAALKAGQRKGALNSMPGSSRMAKRINKANAHHQTYIDSLLDDIIAERRSGEIDESDLLGIMLHTPHPETGARLDDINIRHQILTFLVAGHETTSGALSFALYYLSRDPKILAAAQAEVDQILGDDRDAEPTFEQVAKFRYLRRVLDEGLRLWPTAPAFARSPRETTVLSSGHTMRPEDWAIVVLPMLHRDPAVWGDDADQFDPDRFLPERSRGRLPHSYKPFGTGERSCIGRQFALHEAILVLARLLHRYDIAGDPDYELEIVERLTLMPKGFELTMTPR comes from the coding sequence GTGCAGAACGACTGGTCAGGTCAGAACTTCCCGCACCCCGCAGGCCGCAAGCCGCTGGTGGGGGGTGCCCTGGGCTCCGTGGGGCCGACGCCGCTGCAGAACACGATGCGCCGCAGCGCCGGGCTGGGGCCGATCTTCGAGCTCAAGGTCTTCGACCAGAAATTCGTCTTCGTGGTCGGTGCTGAGCTGGCCGCCGAGCTGGCCGACGAGTCGCGGTTCGTCAAGGGGCTGTCGCCAGCCCTTGTCGCGTTGCGGGAGTTTGCTGGCGAGGGTCTCTTCACGGCGTACAACGACGAGACCAACTGGGGCCTGGCGCATGACTTGCTCCGCCCGGCCTTCACCAAGGACGCAATGCGCGGCTACCACCCCGTCATGCTCGCCGCGGCTCAGGAGCTGTTCGACCTCTGGGACCTGAAGGCGGGCCCGGTCGACGTCTCGGCCGACATGACGAAGCTGACGATGGAGACCATCAGCCGCACGGCGTTCAGCACCGACTTCGGATCGTTCAGCCGCAGCGAGCCGCACCCGTTCATCCCGGCCATGATCGCGGCGCTCAAAGCAGGCCAGCGCAAGGGCGCGCTCAACTCGATGCCCGGGTCGTCGCGGATGGCCAAGCGGATCAACAAGGCCAATGCGCACCACCAGACGTACATCGACTCGCTCCTGGACGACATCATCGCCGAGCGGAGGTCCGGCGAGATCGACGAGAGCGATCTGCTGGGCATCATGCTGCACACGCCGCACCCCGAGACCGGGGCGCGGCTCGACGACATCAACATCCGGCACCAGATCCTGACCTTTCTGGTTGCGGGCCACGAGACCACGTCGGGCGCACTGTCGTTCGCGTTGTACTACCTGTCGCGAGATCCCAAGATCCTTGCCGCGGCGCAGGCCGAGGTCGACCAGATCCTGGGCGACGACCGGGATGCCGAGCCGACGTTCGAGCAGGTCGCGAAGTTCCGGTACCTGCGCCGCGTGCTCGACGAGGGGCTTCGACTGTGGCCGACCGCCCCGGCGTTCGCCCGGAGCCCACGCGAGACGACGGTGCTCAGCTCGGGCCACACGATGCGGCCCGAGGACTGGGCCATCGTGGTGCTCCCGATGCTGCATCGCGATCCTGCGGTCTGGGGCGATGACGCCGATCAGTTCGACCCCGACCGCTTCCTGCCCGAGCGCTCGCGGGGACGCCTGCCGCACTCGTACAAGCCGTTCGGTACGGGGGAGCGGTCGTGCATCGGGCGGCAGTTCGCCCTGCACGAGGCGATCCTGGTCCTCGCACGGCTGCTGCACCGCTACGACATCGCCGGCGACCCCGACTACGAGCTCGAGATCGTCGAACGGCTGACGTTGATGCCCAAGGGATTCGAGCTGACGATGACGCCGCGCTAG
- a CDS encoding tyrosine-protein phosphatase — MPELVPNLRDVGGVVTVDGNRVLAGRVLRSAVPSHLDHAPPEIVWPPSLVLDLRSPGESEQIHPLAGTGARIVNLPLLSALRPDAGPVLDLAGLYLLLLDHAALHLVELVREVGLAPGATLIHCAAGKDRTGVSVALVLRLVGVSREDIVADYLQTLHAERAITTRLRTAPGHQHRATLPPEFMTVPVEAIDGVLDAWDAHDDGVHGWFRTIGGSDAVVEQLRRTLLA; from the coding sequence GTGCCAGAACTCGTCCCCAATCTCCGTGACGTCGGTGGAGTCGTGACCGTCGATGGCAACCGCGTGCTTGCTGGTCGGGTGCTGCGCAGCGCGGTGCCCTCCCACCTGGATCACGCACCCCCGGAGATCGTGTGGCCTCCATCGCTCGTGCTCGACCTGCGATCGCCCGGTGAGTCCGAGCAGATCCATCCCCTGGCCGGCACTGGCGCCCGCATCGTCAACCTGCCGCTGCTCAGCGCCCTCCGCCCCGACGCAGGCCCCGTGCTGGACTTGGCCGGGCTCTACCTGTTGCTGCTCGACCACGCGGCACTGCACCTCGTCGAGCTCGTTCGGGAGGTCGGGCTGGCTCCAGGCGCGACGCTGATCCACTGTGCGGCCGGCAAGGACCGCACGGGCGTCTCGGTGGCCCTGGTCCTGAGGCTTGTTGGCGTGTCCCGCGAGGACATCGTGGCGGACTACCTCCAGACCCTCCACGCCGAGCGGGCCATCACGACCCGGCTCCGTACGGCTCCGGGGCATCAGCACCGCGCAACGCTGCCGCCGGAGTTCATGACCGTGCCGGTCGAGGCGATCGACGGTGTCCTCGACGCGTGGGACGCCCATGACGACGGTGTGCACGGTTGGTTCCGCACGATCGGCGGCAGCGACGCGGTCGTCGAGCAGCTGCGACGTACGCTTCTCGCATGA
- a CDS encoding SGNH/GDSL hydrolase family protein, translated as MPRSRKIAKKTLIGGGATLTGFYGFLVGEALLARRSIGTTDDRPPSPDGLYGDDLPGDPIRVLVLGDSAAVGYGVDRADATPSGMIGLGLAHVMDAPVEVQCRAVVGAQTSDLIGQIDLDPDWRPAVTVIIVGTNDVTHQVTPRASARMLAEVVRRLVAEDCAVVVGTCPDLGTVQPILQPLRTIARWMSRALARKQTIAVVEAGGRAVSLGDLLGTLFTEKRDVMFGADEFHPSETGYANVVSVLIPAVSASLRQQQVVVEYAGHPGDLTSVADAAAVSIRYPGTQVVRDAGAGGRFASVLRRRRVS; from the coding sequence GTGCCCCGCTCCCGCAAGATCGCGAAGAAGACCTTGATCGGTGGAGGTGCGACGCTGACGGGCTTCTACGGTTTCCTCGTCGGTGAGGCCCTGCTCGCACGCCGCTCGATCGGCACCACGGACGACCGGCCGCCATCGCCCGACGGCCTCTACGGCGATGACCTTCCGGGAGACCCCATCCGGGTCCTGGTGCTCGGCGACTCGGCCGCGGTCGGGTACGGAGTCGACCGGGCCGATGCGACCCCCTCGGGCATGATCGGGCTGGGACTCGCACACGTCATGGACGCCCCGGTCGAGGTGCAGTGCCGCGCGGTCGTCGGCGCCCAGACCTCGGACCTGATCGGTCAGATCGATCTCGATCCCGACTGGCGCCCCGCCGTCACGGTCATCATCGTCGGCACCAACGACGTGACCCACCAGGTGACTCCCCGAGCGTCGGCCCGGATGCTCGCCGAGGTCGTGCGTCGACTTGTCGCCGAGGACTGTGCGGTCGTGGTCGGCACCTGCCCGGACCTGGGCACGGTGCAACCGATTCTCCAGCCGCTGCGCACGATCGCCCGCTGGATGAGCCGCGCCTTGGCGCGCAAGCAGACCATCGCGGTCGTCGAGGCCGGTGGCCGCGCAGTCTCGCTCGGCGATCTGCTGGGCACCCTGTTCACCGAGAAGCGCGACGTGATGTTCGGCGCCGATGAGTTCCATCCGTCCGAGACCGGCTACGCCAATGTGGTCTCGGTCCTGATCCCCGCAGTCTCGGCGTCGCTGAGACAGCAGCAGGTCGTGGTCGAGTATGCGGGCCACCCGGGCGACCTGACCTCGGTCGCCGATGCAGCTGCGGTCTCGATCCGGTACCCCGGCACCCAGGTCGTCCGTGATGCGGGCGCGGGCGGCCGGTTCGCCTCGGTGCTTCGGCGGCGTCGCGTCTCCTGA
- a CDS encoding AI-2E family transporter, giving the protein MTDERATSRYQVPIGVEIATQWAWRILVIAAAAALGLFLLRFFSEITVPIAIALLGAALTIDAVNWLQSRGLPRLAATFVVVLMMLTAFFGALALVGQQLATQVTDLRANVVDGITQVQDWARTGPLKLSDSQIQDWIDSAKESISSSDTSLLTRITEVGTTLTHVLAGFFIALFSAFFFLYEGGRIWAWIVALFPRGARAHVNSSGHTAWASLTAFVRATVIVAATDAMGIALGAWVLGVPLSLAIGVLVFLGAFVPIIGALLSGMVAVLVALVAQGPWTALFMLIVVIVVQQVEAHVLQPFLMGRLVAVHPLAIIFAIAAGVTVAGVVGALIAVPFAAVLNGVVRHLVSVAQEYEDDPEEDVGIEPEPA; this is encoded by the coding sequence GTGACCGACGAACGCGCCACCAGCCGATATCAAGTGCCGATCGGCGTTGAGATCGCGACGCAGTGGGCCTGGCGCATCCTGGTCATCGCTGCGGCCGCGGCACTGGGGCTCTTCCTGCTCCGCTTCTTCTCCGAGATCACGGTCCCGATCGCCATCGCTCTGCTGGGTGCTGCGCTCACGATTGACGCCGTCAACTGGTTGCAGTCGCGCGGGCTGCCGCGGCTCGCCGCGACCTTCGTCGTCGTCCTGATGATGCTCACGGCCTTCTTCGGCGCGCTCGCCCTGGTCGGCCAGCAGCTCGCCACCCAGGTCACCGACCTGCGGGCGAACGTCGTCGACGGGATCACCCAGGTCCAGGACTGGGCGCGGACCGGACCGCTCAAGCTGAGCGACTCGCAGATCCAGGACTGGATCGACTCGGCCAAGGAGTCGATCTCCTCCAGTGACACCTCACTGCTGACCCGGATCACCGAGGTCGGCACAACGCTGACGCACGTCCTGGCGGGCTTCTTCATCGCGCTGTTCTCGGCGTTCTTCTTCCTCTACGAAGGCGGGCGGATCTGGGCCTGGATCGTCGCGCTGTTCCCCCGTGGCGCTCGGGCGCACGTCAACTCCTCGGGTCACACCGCGTGGGCGTCGCTGACCGCGTTCGTCCGGGCCACCGTGATCGTCGCGGCGACCGATGCGATGGGCATTGCCCTGGGTGCGTGGGTTCTGGGAGTGCCGCTGTCCTTGGCGATCGGCGTGCTGGTGTTCCTCGGCGCCTTCGTCCCGATCATCGGAGCCCTGTTGTCGGGCATGGTCGCGGTGCTGGTCGCCCTGGTCGCCCAGGGGCCGTGGACGGCGCTGTTCATGCTGATCGTCGTCATCGTGGTCCAGCAGGTCGAGGCCCACGTCCTGCAGCCATTCCTGATGGGCCGGCTCGTGGCGGTCCACCCGCTCGCGATCATCTTCGCGATCGCCGCCGGCGTCACGGTGGCCGGAGTCGTCGGCGCGCTGATCGCGGTGCCTTTCGCCGCCGTCCTCAACGGTGTCGTGCGCCACCTGGTGTCGGTTGCCCAGGAGTACGAGGACGATCCCGAGGAGGACGTCGGGATCGAGCCAGAACCGGCGTGA
- a CDS encoding ABC transporter ATP-binding protein, giving the protein MSMDVTAWTSLHRVMTTETGPQKLTKETLLRIGSFAAPHKRQLIQFLILSVVSASLAVATPVLAGRVVNAIVDGDSRSTVFGIAGLIALIALADAALGIWTRWLSATIGEGLILDLRTTVFDHVQRMPIAFFTRTRTGALVSRLNNDVLGAQRAFSGTLSGVVSNVVMLTLTLIVMLSISWQITAVALVLLPVFVVPARRMGSRLAALSREAANHNAVMSTRMTERFSAPGATLVKLYGRPDAESVEFAARARRVRDIGIRSAMLQSVFVTALTTVSALALAVVYGLGGFYALKGSLDPGAVVSLALLLTRLYAPLTALASARVEIMSAVVSFERVFEVLDLQPLIREKDGAVEVPDGPVSVDFSHVTFAYPSADKVSLASLEEVAMLDNRGGVDVLHDISFRVEPGQMVALVGTSGAGKSTIASLIPRLYDVDSGSVKLGGVDVRDVSMASLRGTLGMATQDGHLFHESIRENLLLARPEASDTELWKALRDARLDDLVSGLSDGLDTVVGERGYRLSGGERQRLTIARLLLAQPRVVILDEATAHLDSTSESAVQEALAVALEGRTSVVIAHRLSTVRAADRVLVVEDGRIVEQGTHSELLALGGRYEELHHTQFDQGQAETIDQPTAG; this is encoded by the coding sequence ATGAGCATGGACGTCACAGCGTGGACATCGCTCCATCGCGTCATGACCACCGAGACCGGACCGCAAAAGCTCACCAAGGAGACGCTGCTCCGCATCGGTTCGTTCGCTGCGCCCCACAAGCGGCAGCTGATCCAGTTCTTGATCCTGAGCGTGGTCTCGGCCTCGCTCGCTGTGGCCACACCTGTGCTCGCCGGCCGTGTCGTCAATGCGATCGTCGACGGCGACTCCCGGAGCACAGTGTTCGGCATCGCGGGCCTGATTGCCCTGATCGCGCTCGCGGACGCGGCGCTCGGCATCTGGACCCGCTGGTTGTCCGCGACGATCGGTGAGGGGCTGATCCTCGACCTCCGCACGACTGTCTTCGACCACGTCCAGCGGATGCCGATCGCCTTCTTCACCCGCACCCGCACCGGAGCGCTGGTCAGCCGGCTCAACAATGACGTCCTCGGCGCACAGCGCGCGTTCAGCGGCACACTGTCGGGTGTCGTCAGCAACGTCGTGATGCTGACGCTGACCCTCATCGTGATGCTCAGCATCTCGTGGCAGATCACGGCCGTGGCGCTGGTCTTGCTGCCGGTGTTTGTCGTACCGGCGAGGCGGATGGGCAGTCGCCTCGCGGCCCTGTCACGCGAGGCGGCCAACCACAATGCGGTCATGAGCACGCGCATGACCGAGCGCTTCTCCGCGCCGGGCGCGACGCTGGTCAAGCTCTACGGCCGGCCCGACGCGGAGTCGGTCGAGTTCGCTGCGCGAGCTCGTCGGGTACGCGACATCGGCATCCGGTCCGCGATGCTGCAGTCGGTGTTCGTCACCGCCCTGACCACGGTGTCGGCCCTTGCGCTCGCCGTGGTCTACGGCTTGGGCGGCTTCTACGCGCTCAAGGGCTCGCTCGACCCGGGGGCGGTCGTCTCACTGGCCTTGCTGCTGACTCGGCTCTACGCGCCGCTGACGGCGCTGGCCAGCGCGCGCGTCGAGATCATGAGTGCCGTGGTCAGCTTCGAGCGGGTCTTCGAGGTCCTCGACCTGCAGCCGTTGATCCGCGAGAAGGACGGCGCGGTCGAGGTGCCGGACGGCCCGGTCTCGGTCGACTTCTCCCACGTCACGTTTGCGTACCCTTCGGCCGACAAGGTCTCGCTGGCCTCGCTCGAGGAGGTCGCGATGCTCGACAACCGCGGCGGTGTCGACGTTCTGCACGACATATCGTTCCGGGTCGAGCCGGGCCAGATGGTCGCGCTGGTCGGCACCTCGGGTGCCGGCAAGTCCACGATCGCGAGCCTGATCCCGCGCCTGTACGACGTCGACTCCGGCAGCGTCAAGCTCGGCGGCGTCGACGTCCGTGACGTCTCGATGGCATCCTTGCGCGGCACCCTGGGCATGGCGACGCAGGACGGCCATCTGTTCCACGAATCGATCCGGGAGAACCTGCTGCTGGCGCGACCCGAGGCCAGCGACACCGAGCTGTGGAAGGCGCTGCGGGACGCCCGGCTCGATGACCTGGTCAGTGGCCTGTCCGATGGTCTCGACACCGTGGTCGGTGAGCGGGGCTACCGGTTGTCCGGCGGTGAGCGCCAACGACTCACGATCGCCCGGCTGCTGCTGGCTCAACCCCGGGTCGTCATCCTCGACGAGGCGACGGCGCACCTGGACTCCACCTCGGAGTCGGCAGTGCAGGAGGCCCTCGCGGTCGCGCTTGAGGGGCGCACCTCGGTCGTCATTGCGCACCGCTTGTCGACCGTCCGGGCCGCAGACCGCGTCCTGGTGGTCGAGGACGGTCGGATCGTGGAGCAGGGCACCCACAGCGAGCTGCTGGCGCTGGGCGGCCGCTACGAAGAGTTGCACCACACCCAGTTCGACCAGGGTCAGGCAGAAACGATCGATCAACCCACTGCTGGATAG
- the msrA gene encoding peptide-methionine (S)-S-oxide reductase MsrA, with product MIFGRNKSELPAADAALPGREGRRFQVGGTHQTLGTPVETQAPDGFGVAVFGLGCFWGEEKTFWEVPGVWSTSVGYAGGVTPNPTYDEVCSGRTGHAEVVRVIFDPAKVTYADLLRVFWENHDPTQGMRQGNDRGTQYRSIILTTTPEQQAEATASREAYQQRMTSAGYGEITTSILALDKYYYAESEHQQYLAKNPYGYCPLHATGVSYA from the coding sequence ATGATTTTTGGTCGAAACAAGTCAGAGCTTCCTGCGGCTGACGCCGCACTGCCCGGCCGCGAAGGCCGCCGCTTCCAGGTTGGTGGCACTCACCAAACACTCGGCACGCCGGTCGAGACCCAGGCGCCGGATGGCTTCGGCGTCGCGGTCTTCGGTCTGGGCTGCTTCTGGGGCGAGGAGAAGACGTTCTGGGAGGTGCCGGGCGTGTGGTCGACCTCGGTCGGCTACGCCGGCGGCGTGACTCCCAACCCGACGTACGACGAGGTGTGCAGTGGTCGAACGGGGCACGCCGAGGTCGTCCGGGTCATCTTCGACCCCGCCAAGGTCACGTACGCCGACCTGCTCAGGGTCTTCTGGGAGAACCACGATCCGACGCAGGGCATGCGCCAGGGCAATGACCGGGGCACGCAGTACCGCTCGATCATCCTGACCACGACGCCCGAGCAGCAGGCCGAGGCCACGGCGTCGCGCGAGGCGTACCAGCAGCGCATGACCTCTGCCGGGTACGGCGAGATCACGACGTCGATCCTGGCGCTCGACAAGTACTACTACGCCGAGAGCGAGCACCAGCAGTACCTCGCCAAGAACCCCTACGGCTACTGCCCGCTGCACGCCACCGGCGTCTCCTACGCCTGA
- a CDS encoding SDR family oxidoreductase, whose product MTHFTDKVAVVTGAASGIGRALSVELARRGAKLAICDVDLHGLAETEALVRAAGAEVKADHLDVAQRELVLAYADGVAEHFGGVNMVFNNAGIAFVGNVEEMSFKDLDRVMDVDFWGVVSGTKAFLPHLIESGDGHIVNISSIFGLFSVPTQSAYNAAKFAVRGFTESLRQEMIITGRPVRVTCVHPGGIKTNIARNGGEVEGRDHDQLATSFDKLARTSPEKAAKVILKGVEKNKARVLIGSDAWVLDKIVRISGPGYARLTASFSKRNGL is encoded by the coding sequence ATGACCCACTTCACCGACAAGGTCGCCGTCGTCACCGGCGCCGCCTCCGGCATCGGCCGCGCGTTGTCCGTCGAGCTGGCCCGCAGGGGTGCGAAGCTCGCGATCTGCGATGTCGACCTGCACGGCCTGGCCGAGACGGAGGCCCTGGTCAGGGCCGCCGGCGCGGAGGTCAAGGCCGATCACCTCGACGTCGCCCAGCGTGAGCTCGTGCTGGCGTACGCCGATGGCGTCGCCGAGCACTTTGGCGGCGTCAACATGGTGTTCAACAACGCCGGGATCGCCTTCGTCGGCAATGTTGAGGAGATGTCCTTCAAGGATCTCGACCGGGTCATGGACGTTGACTTCTGGGGCGTCGTCAGCGGGACCAAGGCCTTCCTGCCGCACCTCATCGAGTCCGGTGACGGTCACATCGTCAACATTTCGAGCATCTTCGGGCTGTTCTCCGTGCCGACGCAGAGCGCGTACAACGCGGCGAAGTTCGCGGTGCGCGGATTCACCGAGTCGCTGCGCCAGGAGATGATCATCACCGGACGTCCGGTCAGGGTCACCTGTGTCCACCCCGGCGGCATCAAGACCAACATCGCCCGCAACGGCGGCGAGGTCGAGGGCCGCGATCACGATCAGCTCGCCACGTCGTTCGACAAGCTGGCTCGCACGTCGCCGGAGAAGGCCGCCAAGGTCATCCTCAAGGGTGTCGAGAAGAACAAGGCGCGCGTCCTGATCGGCAGCGACGCATGGGTGCTGGACAAGATCGTCCGGATCAGTGGACCGGGCTATGCGCGACTGACCGCGTCGTTCAGCAAGCGCAACGGCCTCTAG
- a CDS encoding mismatch-specific DNA-glycosylase: MGLTRAELESCAGRTIPDLVPDDDLRLLFVGINPGLVSAATGLHFARPGNRFYPALRLAGILPAACLTPEAAVPELLRRGVGITNIVARASARADELDDVELVQGRERLEAFVAEHRPRVVALAGITSYRVAFAEKKAKAGRQDRTIDGAEVWVVPNPSGLNAHETVASLAATYRAAAEAAGIPVPEPAAQSD, from the coding sequence ATGGGACTGACCCGTGCGGAGCTCGAGTCGTGTGCCGGCCGGACGATCCCCGACCTCGTTCCGGACGACGACCTGAGGCTGCTGTTCGTCGGGATCAACCCCGGCCTGGTCAGCGCGGCGACCGGCCTGCACTTCGCCAGGCCGGGCAACCGGTTCTATCCTGCCCTCCGCCTGGCCGGAATCCTGCCCGCGGCTTGCCTCACGCCTGAGGCTGCGGTGCCGGAGCTGCTTCGCCGGGGTGTCGGAATCACCAACATCGTCGCCCGCGCCTCGGCGCGCGCCGACGAGTTGGATGACGTCGAGCTGGTGCAGGGTCGCGAACGGCTCGAGGCGTTCGTTGCGGAGCACCGCCCACGGGTCGTCGCGCTGGCCGGCATCACGTCGTACCGGGTCGCCTTCGCGGAGAAGAAGGCGAAGGCCGGACGTCAGGACCGCACGATCGACGGAGCCGAGGTGTGGGTCGTCCCCAACCCCAGCGGCCTGAACGCGCACGAGACGGTCGCGTCCCTGGCTGCTACGTACCGCGCAGCGGCAGAGGCCGCGGGGATCCCGGTGCCGGAGCCCGCGGCCCAGTCGGACTAG
- a CDS encoding Bax inhibitor-1/YccA family protein, whose protein sequence is MKSSNPVFARSAEFNGRGGAIANDPSQWQVDLNGSPTHTERGSGRMTMDTVVEKTAITLGLLVLSAAVTWFLIGDLNDGDITKANAAQGTAYTFAMGGALIGFVLAMVNSFKKVVSPALVIAYALVEGVFIGAFSKVIASYVGEPSIVFQAVLGTVLAFAGTLAAYRFFDIQVTPKFRRVVMIAGFTVVGVLVLNWILSLTGVFESGGLRGFNTLGLLVSCALVVLAIFFLILDFDYIEKGVAAGIPERESWRAAFGLTVTLVWLYIEILRILAILRGD, encoded by the coding sequence ATGAAGAGCAGCAACCCCGTCTTCGCCCGCAGCGCCGAGTTCAACGGCCGCGGCGGCGCGATCGCCAACGACCCGTCCCAGTGGCAGGTTGACCTCAACGGCTCGCCCACGCACACCGAGCGCGGCAGCGGCCGCATGACGATGGACACGGTCGTCGAGAAGACCGCCATCACGCTCGGCCTGCTGGTCCTGTCAGCCGCCGTGACGTGGTTCCTGATCGGGGACCTCAACGACGGTGACATCACCAAGGCCAACGCAGCCCAGGGCACGGCGTACACCTTCGCGATGGGTGGCGCCCTGATCGGCTTCGTCCTGGCGATGGTCAACTCGTTCAAGAAGGTCGTCAGCCCGGCGCTCGTCATCGCGTACGCGCTGGTCGAAGGTGTCTTCATCGGCGCCTTCTCCAAGGTCATCGCCTCGTACGTCGGTGAGCCGTCGATCGTGTTCCAGGCCGTGCTCGGCACGGTCCTGGCGTTCGCGGGCACGCTCGCCGCCTACCGGTTCTTCGACATCCAGGTCACGCCGAAGTTCCGCCGGGTCGTCATGATCGCCGGATTCACGGTGGTCGGCGTGCTGGTCCTCAACTGGATCCTCAGCCTGACCGGCGTGTTCGAGAGCGGCGGACTCCGCGGCTTCAACACGCTAGGCCTGCTGGTCTCCTGCGCGCTCGTCGTCCTCGCGATCTTCTTCCTGATCCTGGACTTCGACTACATCGAGAAGGGCGTCGCGGCCGGCATCCCCGAGCGGGAGTCGTGGCGTGCAGCGTTCGGTCTCACGGTCACCCTGGTGTGGCTGTACATCGAGATCCTGCGCATCCTCGCCATCCTGCGTGGCGACTGA
- a CDS encoding pirin family protein: MTLRDLSLDAREVPLGGLRGVTVHRTLPHRGLPTVGPWCFVDHFGPTADPMAVLPHPHTGLQTVTWPLAGEIRHRDSLGSDVVLRPGELNLMTSGRGVSHSEFSVGDLSVPMHGLQLWVALPSSQLSGEAGFEHHPDLPRAEGRNWSATVLMGEVEDAVSPATTYSPMVGAELRIVAGAATIPLRPDFEHAILAVDGEALVAGTEIIHRQMRYLAPGRTEVQIHTPAATTLLLIGGVPFEEDLVMWWNFIGRSHEDIVDARSQWEAASARFGEVAGHDGQRIPAPPMPEVTLRPRRRTIDRLPAPD; this comes from the coding sequence ATGACCTTGCGCGACCTTTCGCTGGACGCCCGAGAGGTGCCCCTGGGTGGGCTCCGGGGAGTCACGGTGCATCGCACGTTGCCGCATCGAGGCCTGCCGACCGTCGGACCATGGTGCTTCGTCGATCACTTCGGACCCACGGCCGATCCGATGGCGGTGCTGCCGCACCCGCACACCGGGCTGCAGACCGTGACCTGGCCACTGGCCGGCGAGATCCGCCACCGCGACAGCCTGGGCAGCGATGTCGTCCTGCGGCCCGGCGAGCTCAACCTGATGACCTCCGGCCGTGGTGTCTCCCACTCGGAGTTCTCGGTCGGCGACCTCTCGGTGCCGATGCACGGGCTGCAGCTGTGGGTTGCGCTCCCGAGCAGCCAGCTTTCCGGCGAGGCCGGATTCGAGCATCACCCCGATCTGCCCCGCGCCGAGGGCCGCAACTGGTCGGCCACGGTCCTGATGGGCGAGGTCGAGGACGCGGTGTCGCCGGCCACGACGTACTCCCCGATGGTCGGCGCCGAGCTGCGGATCGTCGCGGGAGCAGCGACGATCCCGCTCCGCCCGGACTTCGAGCACGCGATCCTCGCGGTCGACGGCGAGGCGCTGGTGGCCGGCACCGAGATCATCCACCGCCAGATGCGTTATCTGGCTCCGGGCCGCACCGAGGTGCAGATCCACACGCCGGCCGCAACGACTCTGCTCCTGATCGGCGGCGTGCCATTCGAGGAGGATCTCGTGATGTGGTGGAACTTCATCGGGCGCTCGCACGAGGACATCGTCGACGCGCGCTCCCAGTGGGAAGCCGCCTCCGCACGTTTCGGCGAAGTCGCGGGTCACGACGGTCAGCGCATCCCGGCGCCGCCCATGCCAGAGGTCACACTACGGCCCAGACGACGCACGATCGACCGGCTCCCAGCGCCCGATTGA
- a CDS encoding TetR/AcrR family transcriptional regulator, producing MATRTRMSREARQDQLLDLGAELFADRSYEDVHIEELSEVAGVSRGLLYHYFPTKRAFFAAMVRRESGRMIETTVTDPSLPVLDQLKQGIETYLDYCEDHKLGVKAIFHGAASADPEIQEIIEQDLRVHHDRIIAVVEPNGRSTELMRIAVRSWLQFMRSACHQWLDAQEATRDEIRDLCAQTLVGALMALPEGSRPSGLAGLTPSD from the coding sequence ATGGCCACCCGCACCCGCATGAGCCGTGAGGCCCGGCAGGACCAGCTGCTCGACCTGGGCGCCGAGCTGTTCGCCGACCGGTCCTATGAGGACGTCCACATCGAGGAGCTCTCCGAGGTTGCTGGCGTCTCCCGCGGCCTGCTCTACCACTACTTCCCGACCAAGCGGGCGTTCTTCGCCGCGATGGTCCGCCGTGAGTCCGGGCGCATGATCGAGACCACCGTGACCGACCCTTCGCTGCCGGTCCTCGACCAGCTGAAGCAGGGCATCGAGACCTACCTCGACTATTGCGAGGACCACAAGCTCGGCGTCAAGGCGATCTTCCATGGCGCGGCATCGGCCGATCCGGAGATCCAGGAGATCATCGAGCAGGACCTGCGGGTCCACCACGACCGCATCATCGCGGTGGTCGAGCCGAACGGACGATCTACCGAGCTGATGCGGATCGCCGTACGTAGCTGGCTGCAGTTCATGCGAAGTGCATGTCACCAGTGGCTCGACGCACAGGAGGCAACCCGCGACGAGATCCGCGATCTGTGCGCCCAGACGCTGGTGGGTGCGCTGATGGCCCTGCCGGAGGGCTCCCGCCCCTCCGGACTGGCCGGCCTGACCCCGAGCGACTAG